Proteins co-encoded in one Athene noctua chromosome 34, bAthNoc1.hap1.1, whole genome shotgun sequence genomic window:
- the ABCF1 gene encoding ATP-binding cassette sub-family F member 1, producing the protein MPKAARPAAAKQEEWRGESEGQDQPVKKGKKDRRGKKSFFEELAEEEKSAPAEAHPPPEKEASAQQASRRRRDRRKERRRPGAEPEPEEVELSRRLQELAAAGSEEEEEEAPAPRKGGRRRKGGNVFAALSQEQSEEEEEERRDEGSRPGKGKTKEEEEGEKKKKSRKNEKTKGRRQGKAASEDEAEGSDEEARPKGGKNKFAALRDDDEEDEEDDEAEEARKGNEPEEEEEEDGRKAEPDARVSKKEKKKMKKQVVADDTPAVHAVLRADTKRLRLLEEEKRLQAMLEGGDDAAAERLEKVYEELRAIGAAAAEAKARRILAGLGFNPEMQNRATRKFSGGWRMRVSLARALFMEPTLLMLDEPTNHLDLNAVIWLNNYLQTWKKTLLVVSHDQGFLDDVCTDIIHLDSQRLFYYRGNYMTFKKMYQQKQKELLKQFEKQEKKLRDLKAGGKSTKQAEKQTKEALTRKQQKCRRRTAAEEAAEAPELLKRPREYTVRFTFPNPPPLSPPILGLHGVDFGYEGQELLFRNLDFGIDMESRVCIVGPNGVGKSTLLQLLTGQLTPTRGQMRRNHRLKIGFFNQQAAEQLRLEETAAEYLQRGFNLPHQDARKCLGRFGLEGHAHTLQIAKLSGGQKARVVFAELACREPDVLILDEPTNNLDIESIDALADAINDYRGAVIVVSHDARLITETGCQLWVVEERGLSQIDGDFDDYKREVLEALGEVVINRPRE; encoded by the exons TTTTTCGAGGAGCTGGCGGAGGAGGAGAAATCGGCGCCGGCTGAAGCTCACCCCCCCCCGGAGAAGGAAGCGTCGGCCCAACAG GCTTCCCGGCGGAGGCGGGACCGACGGAaagagcggcggcggccgggggcggaGCCTGAGCCCGAGGAGGTGGAGCTTAGCCGGCgcctgcaggagctggcagctgctggcagtgaggaagaggaggaggaag cgcCGGCccccaggaaaggggggaggaggaggaag GGTGGCAACGTGTTCGCGGCGCTGAGCCAGGAGcagagcgaggaggaggaggaggagaggagggacgAAGGCTCACGGCCCGGCAAGGGCAAAACCAAG gaggaagaggagggtgagaagaagaagaagagccGCAAGAACGAGAAGACCAAGGGGAGACGGCag GGAAAAGCCGCCAGCGAGGACGAGGCCGAAGGCTCCGATGAGGAGGCGCGACCCAAAGGcgggaag aATAAATTTGCAGCTTTACGTGATGATGATGAAGAGGACGAGGAGGATGATGAGGCCGAAGAGGCCCGGAAGGGCAACGAGCCCG aggaggaggaggaggaggacgggaGGAAGGCCGAGCCCGACGCCCGCGTCAgcaagaaggagaagaaaaagatgaagaaacaG GTGGTGGCGGACGACACGCCGGCGGTTCACGCCGTCCTCCGCGCCGACACCAAACGCCTCCGCTTGTTGGAGGAGGAAAAACGTCTCCAGGCGATGCTGGAGGGCGGCGACGACGCGGCCGCTGAGCGCTTGGAAAAG GTTTACGAGGAACTGCGGGCCATCGGAGCGGCCGCCGCCGAGGCCAAGGCGAGGCGGATCCTGGCTGGGCTCGGTTTTAATCCTGAAATGCAAAACAGGGCGACTAGAAAATTCTCCGGGGGTTGGAGGATGAGGGTGTCGCTGGCGAG GGCGTTGTTCATGGAACCGACGTTGTTGATGTTGGATGAACCCACCAACCACCTGGATCTCAACGCTGTCATCTGGCTCAAtaa TTACCTGCAGACGTGGAAGAAGACGCTGCTGGTGGTGTCGCACGACCAGGGCTTCCTCGACGACGTCTGCACCGACATCATCCACCTCGACTCCCAGCGCCTCTTCTACTACCGGGGCAACTACA TGACCTTTAAGAAGATGTACCAGCAGAAGCAGAAGGAGCTGCTCAAGCAGTTCGAGAAGCAGGAGAAGAAGCTCCGCGACCTCAAGGCTGGGGGGAAATCCACCAAGCAGGCG gaGAAGCAGACGAAGGAAGCTCTGACGCGGAAGCAGCAGAAGTGCCGACGACGGACGGCGGCCGAGGAGGCGGCCGAGGCCCCGGAGCTGCTCAAACGGCCCCGGGAATACACCGTCCGCTTCACCTTCCCCAAcccgccccccctcagcccccccatcCTCGGCCTCCACG gcGTCGACTTCGGCTAcgaggggcaggagctgctttTCCGCAACCTCGACTTCGGCATCGACATGGAGTCACGGG TTTGCATCGTGGGCCCCAACGGCGTGGGGAAGAGCacgctgctgcagctgctcaccGGGCAGCTGACGCCG ACGCGGGGGCAGATGCGCAGGAACCACCGGCTG AAAATCGGCTTTTTCAaccagcaggcggcggagcagctgCGCCTGGAGGAGACGGCGGCCGAGTACCTGCAGCGCGGGTTCAACCTCCCCCACCAGGACGCCCGCAAGTGCCTGGGCCGCTTCGGCCTCGAGGGACACGCCCACACGCTGCAGATCGCCAAGCTCTCGG GCGGGCAGAAGGCCCGGGTGGTTTTTGCCGAACTGGCCTGTCGGGAGCCCGACGTCCTCATCCTG GACGAACCAACCAACAACCTGGACATCGAATCCATCGACGCTTTGGCCGACGCCATCAACGATTACCGGGGAG CCGTCATCGTGGTGAGCCACGACGCCCGCCTGATCACGGAGACGGGCTGTCAGCTGTGGGTGGTGGAGGAGCGGGGCCTCAGCCAGATCGACGGCGACTTCGACGATTACAAACGGGAGGTGCTGGAGGCCCTGGGGGAGGTGGTGATCAACCGCCCCCGCGAgtga